The Methylomicrobium agile genome has a segment encoding these proteins:
- a CDS encoding sigma-54 interaction domain-containing protein, which yields MPDTLNLPSAWLGRLDSRSALLEFLQLCRPIAFYLVDRDQHLLHWSPGAAQLTGLDPGNTCPPEFRIHAEAEDTVHAGGMVTLHRSARLLYSRDGAVAGGIALLTADAGQENPAGESRNTAEREQNFQGIISRSPAMRNVFQIIRNAAETEATVLVRGESGSGKELVARAIHNLSARRNAPFLAVNCAALSANLLESELFGHVRGAFTGAIKDHKGVFQRAEGGTLFLDEVAELPLELQAKLLRVIQERNFMPVGGDRLIGADVRIVAATHRSLREEVRSGHFREDLMYRLRVVPIFIPPLRQRREDISLLIRHFIALHNAGKFRKIEKIDPQAMRLLLDYHWPGNVRELHNVIEYAFAVGRGTTLRPTELPPEFTEPKTAVPDAAMKSLPLRSPEQEKLAIGEALRQSHGRVTEAARLAGMSRATFWRKRKHYGL from the coding sequence ATGCCTGACACCTTGAACCTGCCGTCGGCCTGGCTTGGACGGCTCGACAGCCGTTCCGCCCTGCTCGAATTTCTCCAGCTATGCCGCCCTATCGCCTTTTATCTCGTCGACCGGGATCAGCATCTGCTGCACTGGAGCCCCGGCGCCGCGCAGTTGACCGGCCTCGATCCGGGAAATACCTGTCCACCGGAATTCCGGATCCATGCGGAGGCGGAAGATACCGTCCACGCCGGCGGCATGGTGACATTGCACCGGTCCGCCCGGCTGCTTTACAGCCGGGATGGGGCCGTGGCCGGCGGCATCGCGCTGTTGACAGCGGACGCCGGACAGGAAAATCCGGCCGGCGAATCGAGGAATACGGCCGAGCGTGAGCAAAACTTTCAAGGCATCATCAGCCGTTCGCCGGCGATGCGCAATGTGTTCCAGATCATCCGCAACGCGGCCGAAACCGAGGCGACGGTGCTGGTCCGGGGCGAGAGCGGCTCCGGAAAGGAACTGGTCGCCAGGGCGATTCATAACCTCAGCGCGCGCCGAAACGCGCCGTTTCTGGCCGTCAACTGCGCGGCGCTGTCCGCGAATCTGCTCGAAAGCGAACTGTTCGGCCATGTGCGCGGCGCATTTACCGGCGCGATCAAGGACCATAAAGGCGTGTTTCAGCGCGCGGAAGGCGGCACGCTGTTTCTGGATGAGGTGGCCGAACTGCCGCTGGAACTGCAGGCCAAACTGCTGCGGGTGATTCAGGAAAGAAATTTCATGCCGGTCGGCGGCGACCGCCTGATCGGCGCGGATGTGCGGATCGTGGCCGCGACGCATCGGTCACTCAGGGAAGAAGTCAGGAGCGGGCATTTTCGCGAAGATTTGATGTACCGGCTGCGCGTCGTGCCGATCTTCATTCCGCCGCTCCGGCAGCGGCGCGAGGATATCAGTCTGCTGATCCGGCATTTCATCGCTCTGCATAATGCCGGCAAGTTCAGAAAAATCGAGAAGATCGACCCGCAGGCGATGCGCCTTTTGCTCGACTATCACTGGCCGGGCAATGTTCGGGAGTTGCACAACGTGATCGAATACGCATTCGCGGTTGGGCGCGGCACGACGCTACGGCCAACCGAACTCCCTCCCGAATTTACCGAACCGAAAACGGCCGTGCCGGACGCGGCGATGAAATCCTTACCGCTGCGCAGCCCGGAGCAGGAGAAACTGGCGATCGGCGAAGCGCTGCGGCAAAGCCACGGCCGCGTTACCGAAGCGGCCCGGCTCGCCGGCATGAGCCGGGCGACATTCTGGCGCAAGCGGAAACATTACGGTCTTTGA